In one window of Blastopirellula marina DNA:
- a CDS encoding ABC transporter ATP-binding protein has product MSDSYTSTATAPAVTPASKKPGPHVHTDRFDTPIEVDKPILRTLGLHKSYRKGQHIIPVLRGVDFVANEGRITSIIGQSGSGKSTLLHLMGTLDVPDQGEIYFEDQRTDNLPIRQRDRLRNGQFGLIFQFYHLLPELTTLENVLTPAMISHGFFKYWSVRKQLKERARHLLEMVGLGHRLNHKPRELSGGEMQRTAIARALVSDPKVLLADEPTGNLDRQTGQEVLAILRKLNEEQGLTIVMVTHDQSIADEADSIVRLAEGCVETV; this is encoded by the coding sequence ATGAGCGATAGCTACACGTCCACCGCGACCGCCCCGGCCGTCACCCCTGCGTCCAAGAAGCCAGGCCCGCACGTCCACACCGATCGCTTCGATACACCCATCGAAGTCGACAAGCCGATTCTTCGCACGCTCGGCCTGCACAAGAGCTACCGCAAAGGACAGCACATCATTCCGGTGCTCCGCGGTGTCGACTTCGTGGCCAACGAAGGACGCATCACGTCGATCATCGGTCAAAGCGGTTCCGGTAAAAGCACCCTGCTGCACCTGATGGGCACGCTCGACGTGCCGGATCAGGGCGAAATCTACTTCGAAGATCAACGCACCGATAACCTGCCAATCCGCCAACGCGATCGCCTGCGTAACGGGCAGTTCGGGCTGATCTTCCAGTTCTATCACCTGCTGCCGGAACTGACGACGCTGGAAAACGTACTGACGCCGGCGATGATCTCGCATGGCTTCTTCAAGTACTGGAGCGTGCGGAAGCAGCTCAAAGAACGAGCCAGGCACTTGCTCGAAATGGTCGGCCTCGGACATCGTTTGAATCATAAGCCGCGCGAACTTTCCGGCGGCGAGATGCAGCGCACGGCGATTGCCCGGGCCCTGGTCTCCGACCCGAAGGTCCTGCTGGCCGACGAACCCACCGGCAACCTCGACCGCCAAACCGGTCAGGAAGTGCTGGCCATCCTGCGAAAGCTGAACGAAGAGCAAGGCCTGACCATCGTAATGGTCACCCACGATCAAAGTATCGCGGACGAAGCCGACTCGATCGTCCGCCTGGCCGAAGGCTGCGTCGAAACGGTTTAG
- a CDS encoding ABC transporter permease — protein MYKLMLCLRYLKTRWIALASIISVTLGVATMVVVNAVMSGFSHEMHVRLHGILSDVVMESHSLDGFYQWEKHMAAVREVAGDDIENMTCTVHVPSMMSIRVRDQWLPRQVTLIGIDDETYNNVSDFSKYLKHPANRQQVDFNLKEMGYEGPENSPLVDSGWEYRRQKIAYQQELEAEMRRFETMHQTGHMPRRTNPNELAAIDSPLEENTDEPAPLVTPKFADDPDAPPLPGAPPADLAARIAMQGSKQVDPNKGGDPFAQRHDQPKSQTFDPMKHQAPGIILGMAVASIRQRDAEGEVKDYFLAVPGDDVRVTFPSAESPPKAVSATFTVVDFYESKMNEYDAGFAFVPLSKLQSLRYMTHPELGTAVSTIQIRLKPGVDLNKFTNNLRAAFPAETHPFRIQSWKDMQGPLLAAVQMEKTILNILLFLIIGVAGFGILATFYMIVVEKTKDIGILKSLGASGSGIMSIFVGYGLSLGIVGSGVGCILGLLFVWNINHVAKLIEMITGQEVFDPTIYYFQEIPTIVEPSAIAMVVFGAMLIAVLASVLPAIRAARLHPVEALRYE, from the coding sequence ATGTACAAGTTGATGCTCTGTCTGCGTTACCTGAAGACGCGTTGGATTGCCCTGGCGTCGATCATTAGCGTGACGCTGGGCGTGGCCACCATGGTCGTGGTCAACGCCGTCATGTCAGGCTTCTCGCACGAGATGCACGTTCGCCTGCACGGCATCCTTTCCGACGTCGTCATGGAAAGCCACAGTCTGGATGGTTTCTACCAGTGGGAAAAGCACATGGCCGCCGTCCGCGAAGTGGCCGGTGACGACATCGAGAACATGACGTGTACCGTGCATGTGCCGTCGATGATGAGCATTCGCGTTCGCGATCAATGGCTTCCGCGGCAGGTCACCCTTATCGGTATCGATGACGAAACATACAATAACGTCAGCGACTTCTCGAAGTACTTGAAGCACCCGGCCAACCGCCAGCAGGTCGACTTCAACCTGAAAGAAATGGGATACGAAGGCCCCGAGAACTCTCCCCTGGTCGATTCAGGCTGGGAGTATCGCCGCCAGAAGATCGCCTACCAGCAAGAGCTGGAAGCCGAGATGCGACGTTTCGAAACGATGCATCAAACCGGCCACATGCCGCGACGCACCAACCCCAACGAACTCGCTGCGATCGATAGCCCGCTCGAAGAGAACACCGACGAGCCGGCTCCGCTGGTAACTCCCAAGTTCGCCGACGACCCGGACGCACCACCACTGCCTGGGGCACCGCCAGCCGACCTGGCCGCGCGCATCGCCATGCAGGGGAGCAAGCAGGTCGATCCCAACAAGGGTGGCGACCCCTTCGCCCAGCGGCACGATCAACCCAAGAGCCAGACCTTCGATCCGATGAAGCATCAGGCCCCCGGCATCATTCTGGGGATGGCTGTCGCCAGTATTCGTCAGCGTGACGCCGAAGGGGAAGTGAAAGATTACTTCCTGGCCGTTCCCGGCGACGACGTTCGCGTGACGTTCCCCTCGGCCGAGAGCCCACCCAAAGCCGTCAGCGCGACCTTCACCGTCGTCGACTTCTACGAAAGCAAGATGAACGAATACGATGCCGGCTTCGCGTTCGTTCCGCTGAGCAAGCTTCAGTCGCTGCGTTACATGACGCACCCGGAACTGGGCACCGCCGTCTCCACAATTCAAATTCGCTTGAAGCCAGGCGTCGATCTGAACAAGTTCACCAACAACCTGCGGGCTGCCTTCCCAGCCGAAACGCATCCTTTCCGCATTCAAAGCTGGAAAGACATGCAGGGGCCGCTGTTGGCCGCCGTGCAAATGGAAAAGACGATCCTCAACATCCTGCTGTTTTTGATCATCGGTGTGGCTGGCTTCGGAATTCTGGCGACGTTCTACATGATCGTGGTCGAGAAGACCAAAGACATCGGCATCCTCAAATCGCTGGGTGCCAGCGGTAGCGGGATCATGAGCATCTTCGTCGGCTACGGGCTCTCGCTGGGCATCGTGGGTTCCGGCGTCGGCTGTATTCTCGGATTGCTATTCGTTTGGAACATCAACCACGTCGCCAAGCTGATCGAGATGATCACCGGGCAGGAAGTGTTTGATCCGACGATCTATTACTTTCAGGAAATCCCCACCATCGTCGAGCCTTCCGCGATCGCCATGGTCGTGTTTGGGGCGATGTTGATTGCCGTGCTGGCGAGTGTGCTGCCTGCGATTCGCGCCGCACGACTTCACCCGGTCGAGGCCCTCCGTTATGAGTAA